A window of Exiguobacterium sp. Helios genomic DNA:
CAACAAGTGCTGCTCCAAACAAACCGAGGATTTGCGGTGAGTTCCACGCATAATCTTTTCCGCCCATTTCAAGTGCCAGCAGGAATAGGACAAGTCCGGCAACCAACGTCACCGCTCCGGCATAATCGATTTTTTGTGTCCGGTGAACCGGTGACTCCTTGTAAAACAGTGAAACGAGTGTTAACGCCAAAATCCCTAATGGAATATTGATATAGAAGACCCAGCGCCAATTGATGGCATCCGTTAAGACGGCACCAAGTAACGGACCAAAGATACTTGAAATTCCGAAGACGGCCCCAAACAATCCGCTGACTTTCCCCCGTTTTTCCGGTGGAAAAATATCAAAAATAATCGTAAAGGCGATTGGCATTAAAGCACCGCCGCCAAGACCTTGAACGGCACGATATACGGATAGTTCCACGATCGAGTCGGCCATTCCGCAAAGAATACTTCCTGCGATAAACAGTAACATTCCAAATAAGAAGAATCGTTTCCGACCATACATGTCACTCAATTTACCAAAAATCGGCATCCCGGCCACAGTCGCAATCATGTAGGCCGATGTGACCCATGCATATTGATCAAAGCCGTTTAATTCACTGACGATTGTCGGCATTGCTGTTGCAACGATGGTATTATCCATTGCCGCTACCAAAATCCCGATCAATAACCCTAACACGACATAGCGTGTTTTTGTCGAAGTCGTAGCCATCGACTCACCTCTTTCTTTTCAAAAAAATAGCTAATCTTCATAATAGCTTATTCATTGTATCATCGTATGTGCAAAATCTCACTGTTAAATGTTCGCTGCATATAAAAAAACACGATTCCAAAAACGGAATCGTGTTCATCGTACCGCTCATTATTTAATGTCATACGAAATCTTTTCACCGGCTTCGACTGTTTTTCCAACATCGACCGAGACTTTCCGGTCGCCGCTGTTCGTGACGATGATTGGCGTGAGTAACGATGGAACAAGTGGCCGGATTTGTTCTAGATCAACATTTAATAATGGTGATCCCGGTTCGACCCGATCCCCGGCTTTCGCGAGTGCTTCGAATCCTTTTCCTTCAAGCGAGACGGTATCGATTCCGATATGAATTAAAATTTCGTCTCCATTATCAGCAAGGATGCCAATCGCGTGTTTCGTCGGGAAGAACGTCGTGATTTCACCGGATACAGGAGAAACGACATATCCTTCTGTCGGCTCAATCGCATAACCGTCACCCATCATCCGTCCAGAGAAAACCTGATCCGGTACGTCATCAAGTGAACGAATCACACCGCTCAGTGGCGAAACATATCCTTCAACCGGTACATATGCTCCATCTTTACCGGCTAAGTCAGAGCGGTCATCCGTCCGCGCTTCCGCTCCTGTTGGCACTTGTGGAATCGGATCAGCTTCCGGCTTAGCCGGCGGTTGATAGTTCGGGTCGTTCATAATTTCTGCCATTTCGGTCTTGATGCCATCCGACTTCGGACCAAAGATTGCCTGGACGTTATCCCCTACTTCGAGGACACCGGCAGCACCGAGTTGTTTCAAGCGCTCTTTGTTGACCCCAGATTTATCATTGACGGTAATCCGGAGTCGTGTGATACAAGCATCCAAGTGTTTGATATTCGCGGGTCCACCAAACGCTTGAAGAATTTCATACGGCAATTCACCGGCTGTCGCACCGGCTGTTGCTGCACCTTCCTGAATCGCTTCGCGTCCAGGAATCTTCAAATCAAATTTCTTGATGACGAAACGGAAACCAAAGTAATAAATGACCGCGAAGACGAGACCTACCGGAATGACGAGCCACCAGGAAGTCCGGTTTGGTAAAATACCGAACAACGTATAGTCAATCAATCCTCCGGAGAAGGTCATCCCGATTTTGACATTCAGGATGTCCATGATCATAAAGGATAATCCGGCAAAAACAGCATGGACTGCAAACAATAACGGTGCAACGAATACGAACGAAAACTCAACAGGTTCAGTGATCCCTGTCAGGAAAGAAGTCAGGGCAGCCGAGAAATATAACCCTTCAACTGCTTTTCGGCGATCTTTCGCAACCGTATGATACATCGCAAGACAGGCAGCAGGAAGTCCAAACATCATGAACGGATATTTTCCCGTCATATACGTTCCGGCTGTAAATGGAACACCATCTTTTAACTGGGCGAAGAAGATCCGCTGATCCCCGTTGACGAGATTACCGGCTTTATCGGTGTATTCACCGAACTGGAACCAGAAACTTGAATACCAAATATGGTGGAGACCAAACGGAATGAGGGAACGTTCGACTAATCCAAAAATGAAGGCAGATAACGTTTCGTTTGATTCGATGATGGTTTTCGAGAACGTGTTGATTCCTGTCCCGATTGGTGGCCAAATATAAGACAGTGCAAAACCAGCGACTAAACTGAATAGCGCTGTAGCAATTGGTACAAATCGTTTACCGGCAAAGAATCCAAGGAAATCCGGAAGTTTAATCTTAAAGAATTTATTATAGCTGTACGCCGCAATCAATCCGGCGATGATCCCTCCGAATACCCCCATTTGCAGGGTCGGTATCCCTAACACGGTGGCATACGATAAATCACTCGACTTTTGTGCTTCTGTAATCTTTTCAGGTGTAATCTGTAAAAATGAGCTGATAACTTTGTTCATGATCAAAAATCCGACAATCGCAGCTAACCCGGCGACCCCTTCACCATTCGCAAGGCCAATCGCAACCCCGACGGCAAACAGTAATCCTAAATTGGCAAAGATGATGTCCCCTGCATCTTGCATGACCCGCCAAATGACCACTAGTGCATCATTTTCGAGAAACGGAAGATACTGCGTCAGGTTCGGGTTTTGAAACGCCGTACCAAACGCCAGGAGCAGCCCCGCTGCCGGTAGGATTGCGACCGGTAACATCAGCGCTTTACCGATCCGTTGCAATACACCGAACACGTTTTTCCACATCAGTGATTTCCCTCCTTTTTTTGACCAAACTACTTACTTCATACCCTTAATGTTTCTTCCACAAAACTATTTCCTTCATGTTTCTTTCCACAAAAAAAGAGCCTTCCCAAATCGGGAAAGCTCTTTTACTCATTAGACTGATTTTTCTTGTTTACGTGATGCGATGACAGCTTGAATTTCAGATTTAATGTTATCTGATTTCGGTCCGTAGATCGCTTGAACGTTGTTACCAACTTCAAGAACTCCTGCAGCACCTAATTTTTTCAATTCATTTTTGTCAACTTTTGATTTATCAAGGACTTCAACACGAAGACGTGTGATACATGCGTCCAGGTGTTTAATGTTTGATTCAGAACCAAGTGCATCAAGAATACCTGCTGCGAGTTCAGAACCTTGTGCCATTGATGTCTCTTGAACTTCGTCTTCACGACCCGGTGTTTTCAAGTTGAACTTGCGGATTGCGAAACGGAATCCGACGTAGTAAACAACTGCAAGAACAAGACCGACGACGATGACGAGCCACCACTGCGTGCGTCCTGGAAGGACACCGAAGAGAAGGAAGTCAATCAATCCACCTGAGAATGTCATACCGATTTTAACGTTCAAGAGTTGCATTGTCATGAACGAAAGACCTGCGAAGACTGCGTGAACTGCGAACAAGATTGGAGCAACGAATAAGAATGCGAATTCGATTGGCTCTGTGATACCTGTCAAGAATGCTGTAAGTGCTGCTGATCCAAGAAGACCACCAACGATTGCGCGACGCTCTGGGCGTGCTTCATGGTACATAGCAAGTGCTGCTGCCGGAAGACCGAACATCATGAACGGGAATTTACCAGTCATGAATGTACCAGCTGTCAAGGCAACGTTATCT
This region includes:
- the ptsG gene encoding glucose-specific PTS transporter subunit IIBC, translating into MWKNVFGVLQRIGKALMLPVAILPAAGLLLAFGTAFQNPNLTQYLPFLENDALVVIWRVMQDAGDIIFANLGLLFAVGVAIGLANGEGVAGLAAIVGFLIMNKVISSFLQITPEKITEAQKSSDLSYATVLGIPTLQMGVFGGIIAGLIAAYSYNKFFKIKLPDFLGFFAGKRFVPIATALFSLVAGFALSYIWPPIGTGINTFSKTIIESNETLSAFIFGLVERSLIPFGLHHIWYSSFWFQFGEYTDKAGNLVNGDQRIFFAQLKDGVPFTAGTYMTGKYPFMMFGLPAACLAMYHTVAKDRRKAVEGLYFSAALTSFLTGITEPVEFSFVFVAPLLFAVHAVFAGLSFMIMDILNVKIGMTFSGGLIDYTLFGILPNRTSWWLVIPVGLVFAVIYYFGFRFVIKKFDLKIPGREAIQEGAATAGATAGELPYEILQAFGGPANIKHLDACITRLRITVNDKSGVNKERLKQLGAAGVLEVGDNVQAIFGPKSDGIKTEMAEIMNDPNYQPPAKPEADPIPQVPTGAEARTDDRSDLAGKDGAYVPVEGYVSPLSGVIRSLDDVPDQVFSGRMMGDGYAIEPTEGYVVSPVSGEITTFFPTKHAIGILADNGDEILIHIGIDTVSLEGKGFEALAKAGDRVEPGSPLLNVDLEQIRPLVPSLLTPIIVTNSGDRKVSVDVGKTVEAGEKISYDIK